Proteins encoded by one window of Nasonia vitripennis strain AsymCx chromosome 5, Nvit_psr_1.1, whole genome shotgun sequence:
- the LOC103316588 gene encoding agrin-like isoform X1, whose product MITYFLSCIILIGNLTTMIFFHTFLNIKIPIFISHQLIIFFCTALTPSALLQEQIDLKYELWNSDSFKDCRCNYTLDLVPICENKDVTYNRKEMSACINKCSKNSTLNIIHNRECSEKSTDQLSSKPTKECKDCKLTNEFAPVCGNDGVTYPNPSYLFCVAECEKPGLLYSHCGFCLPQDKEKYEDNEVMMNDVSKKVSKNLLDSLTTCDCVIKYNLNPICGSDDVTYPNPSMLYCIKKCRKTDLQIKSCGKCLTKDPQELTDSEKASKFTDTVNQCLASCPVPLELNQVCGTDDKTYDSISILKCYNSCTNETISVQYYGTCDDKCKCIADKDYNPVCGSDGNTYANPSTLFCAEKCLKSNLKLSYCGKCDKQKELVSERKEAVISDTLSKVFHTCGCIFTKEYAPLCASDGTVYGNPSIFYCARQCMKSDITIKNCGYCNKSNEESSVKAVQQTTSKNFKSLSRPLLKCDCVATSTLYPVCGTDGVTYPHPSYIYCTKNCKANDASTEDLQLAYCGTCKEGDLEIPKPDKAQDELLSESLNMFEKCQCKITREWNPVCGTNNVTYGNPSIFYCSNKCIDPSIHIKHCGVCREKDNPKPLNINNFDDDDDDPNKCRCTATREYKPVCGSDGNNYANFVILECIKNCTNQNINVVYNGLCSDENKDSYITPNRNARSAQVSGSSQGIDALLGCNCLVKTNYAPVCGTDGKTYPNLSQLSCNNWCYRRYVYIDHYGPCHEQTRPAVSKPCRCAVNYSYRPVCGSDRETYPNEQQLDCAISCKNKNLYKIHDGPCNEAAKPEKPSTPPQCGCPISYEYGLLCGSDGEDYPNQSSLRCHNRCNATNVYKVHDGPCQYPTKPGDPPISKRCTCVHTFDHTPLCASDRKTYGNPSQMNCANSCYKQNVFKLYDGPCNNEAISVVARSKRNPQFNNALQSSMNNRVSGCTCFVKTNYEPVCGTDGKTYPNLSRLSCNWCYRRYIYVDHYGACRDKASAAASKICRCVVVNEYSPVCGSDGETYPNYHQLNCANSCNNKNVQKMHDGPCNKVTKPETPSTTTDASTENSEVSQCTITQDYDPICGSDGKDYSNPSFLACHNIYNKKNKVQKVHDGPCNQPTEPTDIEPPVTPLRCRCAYTYEYGLFCGSDGEDYPNNSYLLCHNRCNGTNVYKVHDGRCQYPTRPGDPPLSQRCACVHTYDYTPLCASDGKTYGNLSQMNCANSCYKQYIKKVHNGPCAETGAISVEA is encoded by the exons ATGATAACTTACTTTTTAAGTTGTATCATTCTAATCGGTAATCTAACtactatgattttttttcatacatttttaaatataaaaataccaaTCTTTATAAGTCACcagttaataatatttttttgcacaGCACTAACACCAAGTGCACTGCTACAAGAACAAATAGATTTGAAATACGAGTTATGGAACAGTGACAGCTTTAAAGATTGTAGGTGTAATTATACTTTGGACCTCGTGCCGATTTGTGAAAATAAAGATGTTACATATAACAGAAAAGAAATGTCTGCTTGTATTAATAAATGTTCTAAAAATA GTACtttgaatattattcacaATCGCGAATGTTCCGAAAAGTCGACCGATCAACTGTCATCAAAGCCTACAAAAGAATGTAAAGATTGCAAATTAACTAACGAGTTTGCACCTGTATGTGGAAACGATGGTGTTACATATCCTAATCCTTCGTACCTGTTCTGTGTTGCAGAATGTGAAAAACCAG GGTTGCTATATAGTCACTGCGGTTTCTGTCTACCGCAAGATAAAGAAAAGTATGAAGATAACGAGGTCATGATGAATGACGTTTCGAAAAAAGTATCGAAGAACCTTTTAGATTCATTGACAACGTGTGATTGTGTTATCAAATATAATCTTAATCCGATTTGCGGAAGTGACGATGTTACTTATCCCAACCCATCAATGCTGTAttgcattaaaaaatgtagaaaaacAG ATCTTCAAATTAAATCATGCGGCAAATGCCTTACAAAAGATCCCCAAGAATTGACGGATTCTGAAaaagcttcaaaatttacCGATACGGTTAACCAATGCTTAGCTTCTTGTCCAGTTCCGCTTGAATTAAACCAAGTATGTGGAACTGACGACAAAACATACGACAGTATCTCAATACTAAAATGTTACAATTCTTGTACCAATGAAa CTATAAGTGTGCAATATTACGGAACGTGCGATGACAAATGTAAATGCATAGCTGACAAAGACTATAATCCAGTTTGTGGAAGTGATGGAAATACTTATGCTAATCCGTCAACTTTGTTCTGCgcagaaaaatgtttaaaatcaa ATTTGAAATTATCTTATTGTGGAAAATGTGATAAACAGAAGGAATTAGTTTCTGAGCGAAAAGAAGCCGTGATATCGGATACACTctcaaaagtatttcataCATGCGGCTGTATTTTTACGAAAGAATATGCACCTCTTTGTGCGAGCGATGGAACTGTATATGGTAATCcatctattttttattgtgCAAGGCAGTGCATGAAATCAG atataacCATAAAAAATTGTGGTTACTGCAATAAAAGCAACGAAGAATCAAGTGTAAAAGCCGTTCAGCAAACGACctctaaaaattttaaatcactGTCAAGACCTTTACTAAAATGTGATTGTGTAGCTACATCCACATTGTATCCAGTTTGTGGTACTGACGGGGTGACTTATCCCCATCCTTCATATATCTACTGCACTAAAAATTGTAAAGCAAATG ATGCGTCAACAGAAGATTTGCAACTGGCTTATTGTGGCACTTGTAAGGAAGGCGACCTAGAAATTCCCAAACCTGATAAAGCTCAAGACGAATTATTATCAGAATCTCTTAATATGTTTGAAAAATGCCAATGTAAAATTACCAGAGAATGGAATCCGGTTTGTGGGACAAATAACGTTACTTACGGCAACCCATCGATATTCTATTGTAGCAACAAGTGTATCGATCCAA gCATCCACATAAAACATTGTGGAGTTTGTCGCGAAAAAGACAATCCAAAGCCATTaaacattaataattttgatgacgacgatgatgatccTAATAAATGTCGGTGTACTGCAACTAGAGAATATAAACCAGTATGTGGAAGTGATGGGAATAATTACGCCAATTTCGTAATTCTTGAATGCATCAAAAACTGCACCAATCAAA ATATAAACGTGGTATATAATGGCCTATGTAGCGACGAAAATAAAGACTCTTACATTACACCAAATCGAAATGCACGAAGTGCACAGGTCTCTGGATCGTCACAAGGAATCGATGCTTTATTGGGTTGTAACTGTCTCGTAAAGACAAACTATGCACCAGTTTGTGGCACCGATGGAAAAACATATCCAAATCTTTCGCAGTTATCCTGTAATAATTGGTGTTACCGTCGCT ATGTTTACATCGACCATTATGGCCCATGTCACGAACAAACAAGACCAGCAGTTTCGAAGCCATGCAGATGCGCAGTGAACTATAGTTATAGGCCTGTATGTGGATCTGATAGAGAGACATATCCTAACGAACAACAATTAGACTGCGCCATttcttgcaaaaataaaa ATCTGTACAAAATTCATGATGGACCATGCAACGAAGCTGCAAAACCTGAAAAGCCATCGACACCTCCGCAATGTGGATGTCCTATATCTTACGAATACGGACTTTTGTGTGGGTCAGACGGAGAAGATTATCCTAATCAGTCGTCTCTACGATGCCATAATCGCTGTAACGCTACAA ACGTATACAAAGTTCACGATGGTCCATGTCAATATCCTACGAAGCCAGGTGATCCACCAATTTCTAAACGTTGCACATGTGTTCACACTTTCGATCATACTCCCTTGTGTGCATCGGATAGAAAAACATACGGGAACCCTTCGCAGATGAACTGCGCTAATTCTTGCTACAAACAAA ATGTATTCAAACTCTATGATGGCCCTTGTAATAACGAAGCAATAAGCGTTGTCGCAAGAAGTAAGCGTAATCCACAATTCAATAACGCTCTTCAATCGTCGATGAATAATCGTGTATCAGGCTGCACCTGTTTTGTAAAAACCAACTATGAGCCAGTTTGTGGAACTGATGGTAAAACTTATCCGAATCTTTCCAGGTTATCCTGTAATTGGTGTTACCGTCGCT acATTTACGTCGATCATTATGGTGCATGCCGTGATaaagcatcagcagcagcttcaAAAATATGCAGATGCGTGGTGGTCAATGAATATTCCCCCGTATGCGGATCTGATGGAGAAACATACCCCAATTATCATCAGTTGAACTGCGCTAATTCTTGCAACAATAAAA acgtacaaaaaatgcacgatGGACCGTGCAATAAAGTTACAAAACCCGAAACGCCATCAACCACTACTGATGCGTCAACAGAAAATTCTGAGGTATCCCAATGCACTATAACCCAAGATTATGATCCTATTTGTGGATCAGATGGGAAAGATTACTCTAACCCTTCGTTCTTAGCGTGCcataatatatataacaaaaagA ACAAAGTACAAAAAGTACATGATGGACCGTGCAATCAGCCTACAGAACCTACAGATATAGAACCGCCAGTGACACCTTTACGGTGCCGATGCGCTTACACTTACGAATACGGACTTTTCTGTGGGTCAGATGGAGAAGATTATCCTAATAATTCGTATCTACTATGCCATAATCGCTGTAACGGTACAA ACGTATACAAAGTTCACGATGGTCGATGTCAATATCCTACGCGGCCGGGAGATCCCCCACTTTCTCAACGTTGCGCATGTGTGCACACTTATGATTACACTCCCTTGTGTGCATCAGATGGAAAAACATACGGGAACTTATCGCAGATGAATTGCGCTAATTCCTGCTACAAACAAT atattaaaaaagttcatAATGGCCCTTGTGCTGAAACCGGAGCAATAAGCGTTGAAGCATGA